A genomic region of Helicoverpa zea isolate HzStark_Cry1AcR chromosome 8, ilHelZeax1.1, whole genome shotgun sequence contains the following coding sequences:
- the LOC124632667 gene encoding phosphatidylcholine:ceramide cholinephosphotransferase 2-like isoform X2 produces MTISSRSPDKEPSPPKQINLAEPLVESVRVYLANELPAKQLALVPRAPSPPPTPRASPPLCDVDIAAHTAHDEIKGINFEARLKRNDLNNNAARQHSDPRPPDMPSQAELMQRQPLLARTVKADAPQPTTDESDPDQDHSPQRAHAGDFIVEIPPGAVREERYPKEIWKTIISFFFLFMCVCVNMMSLSLVHERLPDRNTTPPLNDIILDNVGARDWGLAVSEYLIMISTTVAMLVVVFHKHRFIVARRLFFIIGLLYLYRSVTMFVTVLPVSSTTYYCSPKSNNTTPLLVIKRMFYLISGFGLSINGKHTYCGDYIYSGHTMVLVLSYLIVAEYSPKKLWPMHWAMWGSALLGVSFVLLAHGHYTVDVVIAYYVTTRLFWTFHSLLVTPHRSGNGYNHYMIQREWWYWLFTYLERNVRGPVPRRYDWPLPWPRTKLFSRLS; encoded by the coding sequence ATGACGATCTCGTCGCGCTCCCCAGACAAGGAGCCATCGCCGCCAAAGCAGATAAACCTCGCAGAGCCGCTGGTCGAGTCGGTGCGAGTATACCTCGCCAATGAGCTGCCGGCCAAGCAGCTAGCGCTGGTGCCGCGAGCGCCCTCGCCGCCGCCGACGCCGCGCGCATCGCCGCCGCTCTGCGATGTGGACATAGCCGCGCACACCGCGCACGACGAGATCAAAGGCATCAACTTCGAGGCGCGCCTCAAGCGGAATGACCTGAACAACAACGCGGCGCGACAACACAGCGACCCGCGACCGCCCGACATGCCCAGCCAGGCCGAGCTCATGCAGCGCCAGCCGCTGCTGGCGCGCACCGTGAAGGCGGACGCGCCGCAGCCCACCACGGACGAGTCCGACCCCGACCAGGACCACTCGCCGCAGCGCGCGCACGCCGGCGACTTTATCGTCGAGATCCCGCCCGGCGCCGTCAGGGAGGAGAGGTATCCCAAGGAAATATGGAAAACGATTATATCATTCTTCTTCCTGTTTATGTGCGTCTGTGTAAATATGATGTCGCTGTCACTAGTGCACGAAAGACTGCCAGATAGAAATACGACGCCGCCGCTCAACGACATCATATTAGATAACGTCGGCGCCAGAGACTGGGGGCTCGCCGTCTCAGAGTACCTCATAATGATATCAACCACAGTCGCCATGCTCGTGGTCGTCTTTCACAAGCATCGGTTCATCGTGGCGAGACGGCTATTCTTCATAATCGGCCTACTGTACCTGTACCGGTCAGTCACCATGTTTGTGACTGTGCTTCCGGTGTCTAGCACCACCTACTACTGTAGCCCCAAGAGTAATAACACCACGCCGCTACTAGTCATCAAGAGAATGTTCTACTTAATATCCGGGTTCGGATTATCAATAAACGGCAAACACACGTACTGCGGCGACTACATATACTCGGGTCACACCATGGTCCTGGTGTTGAGTTACCTCATAGTGGCGGAGTACTCGCCGAAGAAGCTGTGGCCGATGCACTGGGCCATGTGGGGCTCTGCGCTGCTGGGCGTGTCGTTCGTGCTGCTGGCGCACGGCCACTACACGGTGGACGTGGTGATCGCGTACTACGTGACCACGCGCCTGTTCTGGACGTTCCACTCGCTGCTGGTGACGCCGCACCGCAGCGGCAACGGCTACAACCACTACATGATCCAGCGCGAGTGGTGGTACTGGCTGTTCACGTACCTGGAGCGCAACGTGCGCGGGCCGGTGCCGCGGCGCTACGACTGGCCGCTGCCGTGGCCACGCACCAAGCTCTTCAGTCGGCTCAGCTAG
- the LOC124632664 gene encoding caseinolytic peptidase B protein homolog, with the protein MSTLGPVRCLFRHSAFALRQSARIAGVVGRYIRSAEKHGEPGGDHRARAARAALGAGTLALALLAADHVFNEKRFFKAAQLGNVQELRKQVEAVTSNAKSGRGDNAPDGSGGGADWRHALGWTALMVAAANDQAAAVHELLRLGARPDLQERYSGAALAAAAAGMHPLEVLQRREDEFCSSMNARASFLGWTALHYAALADSAGAARALLEAGADPTARDHAGRRALHYARDPSPTRDLILSHTRVWEEAAAAAAAEERRRFPLEQRLKQFIVGQQAAVETVAAAVRRKENGWADDEHPLVFLFLGSSGIGKTELAKQLARYMHRDDPAAFIRLDMSEYQEKHEVAKLIGAPPGYVGHEEGGQLTRALARRADAVVLFDEVDKAHPDVLTVLLQLFDEGRLTDGKGKLIECKNAIFVMTSNLAADEIAQYGLQLRREAEARAAQRVRMTPALAVEQRVISRDGNGPEESDPEESLEVSRNFKDSVVRPILKRHFGRDEFLGRINEIVYFLPFSRQELLTLVSLELKAWAEKARARHAVELRWEGGVLGALADGYDVHYGARSIKHEVERRVVNQIALAAERGALARGCAVLLTERAGRVALAVRRPPDQDYTPLDLAAV; encoded by the exons atgtcaacatTAGGACCTGTTAGATGTTTGTTCAGGCACAGTGCGTTCGCTTTGAGGCAGTCGGCGCGAATAGCAGGTGTAGTGGGCCGCTATATACGCTCGGCTGAAAAGCACGGCGAGCCGGGTGGCGACCACCGCGCTCGGGCCGCGCGGGCGGCGCTCGGCGCTGGCACACTGGCACTAGCGCTGCTGGCTGCTGACCATGTCTTTAATG AAAAACGATTCTTCAAAGCCGCACAACTTGGCAATGTGCAAGAGTTACGGAA GCAGGTGGAGGCCGTAACTTCCAACGCTAAAAGTGGTCGCGGGGACAATGCGCCGGACGGCAGCGGCGGCGGGGCCGACTGGCGCCACGCGCTGGGCTGGACGGCGCTCATGGTGGCGGCCGCCAACGACCAGGCGGCCGCCGTGCACGAGCTGCTGCGCCTGGGCGCGCGCCCCGACCTGCAGGAGCGCTACTCCGGCGCCGCgctggccgccgccgccgccggcatGCACCCGCTCGAGGTGCTGCAGCGGCGCGAGGACGAGTTCTGCAGCAGCATGAACGCGCGCGCCTCCTTCCTGGGCTGGACGGCGCTGCACTACGCGGCGCTGGCCGActcggcgggcgcggcgcgggcgctgctGGAGGCGGGCGCCGACCCCACGGCGCGCGACCACGCGGGCCGCCGTGCGCTGCACTACGCGCGCGACCCCTCGCCCACGCGCGACCTCATCCTGTCGCACACGCGCGTCTGGGAggaggccgccgccgccgccgccgccgaggAGCGGCGCCGCTTCCCGCTCGAGCAGCGCCTCAAGCAGTTCATCGTGGGCCAGCAGGCCGCGGTGGAGACCGTGGCCGCCGCCGTGCGCCGCAaggagaacggctgggccgacgACGAGCACCCGCTCGTGTTCCTCTTCCTCGGCAGCTCCGGCATCGGCAAGACGGAGCTGGCGAAGCAGCTGGCGCGCTACATGCACCGCGACGACCCGGCCGCCTTCATCCGCCTCGACATGTCCGAGTACCAGGAGAAGCACGAGGTGGCCAAGCTGATCGGCGCGCCGCCCGGCTACGTGGGGCACGAGGAGGGCGGCCAGCTGACGCGGGCGCTGGCCCGCCGCGCCGACGCCGTCGTGCTGTTCGACGAGGTGGACAAGGCTCATCCCGACGTGCTCACCGTCCTGCTGCAACTCTTCGACGAG GGTCGGCTGACGGACGGCAAAGGCAAGTTGATTGAGTGTAAAAACGCCATCTTTGTAATGACGTCGAACCTCGCGGCGGACGAGATCGCGCAGTACGGGCTGCAGCTGCGGCGCGAGGCGGAGGCACGGGCGGCGCAGCGCGTGCGCATGACGCCCGCGCTGGCCGTGGAGCAGAGAG TGATATCTCGTGACGGAAACGGGCCGGAGGAGTCGGACCCCGAGGAGTCCCTGGAGGTGTCTCGGAACTTCAAGGACAGCGTCGTGCGGCCGATCCTCAAGCGGCACTTCGGCAGGGACGAGTTCCTGGGGCGGATCAACGAGATCGTGTACTTCCTGCCGTTCTCGCGGCAGGAGCTGCTGACGCTGGTGAGCCTGGAGCTGAAGGCGTGGGCGGAGAAGGCGCGCGCGCGGCACGCGGTGGAGCTGCGCTGGGAGGGCGGCGTGCTGGGCGCGCTGGCGGACGGCTACGACGTGCACTACGGCGCGCGCTCCATCAAGCACGAGGTGGAGCGGCGCGTCGTCAACCAGATCGCGCTGGCGGCCGAGCGCGGCGCGCTGGCCCGCGGCTGCGCCGTGCTGCTCACCGAGCGCGCCGGCCGCGTGGCGCTGGCCGTGCGCCGCCCGCCCGACCAGGACTACACGCCGCTCGACCTGGCCGCCGTCTGA
- the LOC124632667 gene encoding phosphatidylcholine:ceramide cholinephosphotransferase 2-like isoform X1, giving the protein MARSPRRISAHRRSRSRSRELTRLKTQLNGKGSIQPNGDWMTISSRSPDKEPSPPKQINLAEPLVESVRVYLANELPAKQLALVPRAPSPPPTPRASPPLCDVDIAAHTAHDEIKGINFEARLKRNDLNNNAARQHSDPRPPDMPSQAELMQRQPLLARTVKADAPQPTTDESDPDQDHSPQRAHAGDFIVEIPPGAVREERYPKEIWKTIISFFFLFMCVCVNMMSLSLVHERLPDRNTTPPLNDIILDNVGARDWGLAVSEYLIMISTTVAMLVVVFHKHRFIVARRLFFIIGLLYLYRSVTMFVTVLPVSSTTYYCSPKSNNTTPLLVIKRMFYLISGFGLSINGKHTYCGDYIYSGHTMVLVLSYLIVAEYSPKKLWPMHWAMWGSALLGVSFVLLAHGHYTVDVVIAYYVTTRLFWTFHSLLVTPHRSGNGYNHYMIQREWWYWLFTYLERNVRGPVPRRYDWPLPWPRTKLFSRLS; this is encoded by the coding sequence GTTCGATCCAACCGAATGGTGATTGGATGACGATCTCGTCGCGCTCCCCAGACAAGGAGCCATCGCCGCCAAAGCAGATAAACCTCGCAGAGCCGCTGGTCGAGTCGGTGCGAGTATACCTCGCCAATGAGCTGCCGGCCAAGCAGCTAGCGCTGGTGCCGCGAGCGCCCTCGCCGCCGCCGACGCCGCGCGCATCGCCGCCGCTCTGCGATGTGGACATAGCCGCGCACACCGCGCACGACGAGATCAAAGGCATCAACTTCGAGGCGCGCCTCAAGCGGAATGACCTGAACAACAACGCGGCGCGACAACACAGCGACCCGCGACCGCCCGACATGCCCAGCCAGGCCGAGCTCATGCAGCGCCAGCCGCTGCTGGCGCGCACCGTGAAGGCGGACGCGCCGCAGCCCACCACGGACGAGTCCGACCCCGACCAGGACCACTCGCCGCAGCGCGCGCACGCCGGCGACTTTATCGTCGAGATCCCGCCCGGCGCCGTCAGGGAGGAGAGGTATCCCAAGGAAATATGGAAAACGATTATATCATTCTTCTTCCTGTTTATGTGCGTCTGTGTAAATATGATGTCGCTGTCACTAGTGCACGAAAGACTGCCAGATAGAAATACGACGCCGCCGCTCAACGACATCATATTAGATAACGTCGGCGCCAGAGACTGGGGGCTCGCCGTCTCAGAGTACCTCATAATGATATCAACCACAGTCGCCATGCTCGTGGTCGTCTTTCACAAGCATCGGTTCATCGTGGCGAGACGGCTATTCTTCATAATCGGCCTACTGTACCTGTACCGGTCAGTCACCATGTTTGTGACTGTGCTTCCGGTGTCTAGCACCACCTACTACTGTAGCCCCAAGAGTAATAACACCACGCCGCTACTAGTCATCAAGAGAATGTTCTACTTAATATCCGGGTTCGGATTATCAATAAACGGCAAACACACGTACTGCGGCGACTACATATACTCGGGTCACACCATGGTCCTGGTGTTGAGTTACCTCATAGTGGCGGAGTACTCGCCGAAGAAGCTGTGGCCGATGCACTGGGCCATGTGGGGCTCTGCGCTGCTGGGCGTGTCGTTCGTGCTGCTGGCGCACGGCCACTACACGGTGGACGTGGTGATCGCGTACTACGTGACCACGCGCCTGTTCTGGACGTTCCACTCGCTGCTGGTGACGCCGCACCGCAGCGGCAACGGCTACAACCACTACATGATCCAGCGCGAGTGGTGGTACTGGCTGTTCACGTACCTGGAGCGCAACGTGCGCGGGCCGGTGCCGCGGCGCTACGACTGGCCGCTGCCGTGGCCACGCACCAAGCTCTTCAGTCGGCTCAGCTAG